From a single Maylandia zebra isolate NMK-2024a linkage group LG3, Mzebra_GT3a, whole genome shotgun sequence genomic region:
- the LOC106675277 gene encoding tripartite motif-containing protein 16-like, with product MAQKGVQLDRETFSCSICLDLLKDPVTTACGHSYCRNCIKSFWDEEDRKGIHSCPQCRKTFTPRPVLEKNVMFAALVEQLKKTGLQAAPADHCYAGPEDVACDVCTGRKLKAIKSCLVCLASYCEKHLQPHYDAAPLKKHKLVAPSKKLQENICSRHDEVMKIFCRTDQQSICYLCTMDEHKGHETVPAAAERTEKQKELEVRRLNIQQRIQEREKDVKLLQQEVEAINGSADKAVEDSEKMFTELIRLLQKRSSDVKQQVRSQQETEVSRVKELQEKLEQEIAELKRKDGELEQLSHTEDHNQFLHNYPSLSALSESTHSSSISIRPLSYFEDVTAAVSETRDKLQDILREEWTNISLTVTEEDVLLSPAEPKTRAGFLKYSHEITLDPKTAHRRLLLSEENRKVTFMKQQQSYSDHPDRFTDYSQVLSRESLTGRCYWEVEWRGGGVGVAVAYKNISRAGRGDECLFEFNDKSWSLDCYTNSYIFWHNKVHTDLSGPRSSRVGVYLDHRAGILSFYSVSETMTLLHRVQTTFTQPLYAGLWLWLNGDTAELVKVK from the coding sequence ATGGCACAGAAAGGAGTTCAGCTGGACCGAGAAACCTTCTCTTGTTCCATCTGTTTGGATCTACTGAAGGATCCGGTGACTACAGcctgtggacacagctactgcaGGAACTGTATTAAAAGTTTCTGGGATGAAGAGGACAGGAAGggaatccacagctgccctcagtgcagGAAGACTTTCACACCGAGGCCTGTCCTGGAGAAAAACGTCATGTTTGCAGCTTTAgtggagcagctgaagaagactggactccaagctgctccagctgatcactgctatgctggacctgaagatgtggcctgtgatgtctgcactgGGAGGAAGCTGAAAGCCATCAAGTCCTGTTTAGTCTGTCTGGCCTCTTACTGTGAGAAACACCTCCAACCTCACTATGATGCAGCTCCgttaaagaaacacaagctggtggccccctccaagaagctccaggagaacatctgctctcgtcatgatgaggtgatgaagattttctgtcgtactgatcagcagagtatctgttatctctgcacaatggatgaacataaaggccaTGAAACAGtcccagctgcagcagaaaggactgAGAAGCAGAAGGAGCTCGAGGTGAGACGActaaacatccagcagagaatccaggagcgagagaaagatgtgaagctgcttcaacaggaggtggaggccatcaatGGCTCTGCTGATAAAGCAGTGGAGGACAGTGAGAAGATGTTCACTGAGCTGATCCGTCTCCtccagaaaagaagctctgatgtgaagcagcaggtcagatcccagcaggaaactgaagtgagtcgagtcaaagagcttcaggagaagctggagcaggagatcgctgagctgaagaggaaagacggcgagctggagcagctctcacacacagaggatcacaaccagtttctacacaactacccctcactgtcagcactcagtgagTCTACACACTCATCCAGCATCAGTATTCGTCCTCTGAGCTactttgaggatgtgacagcagctgtgtcagagaccagagataaactacaggacattctgagagaggaatggacaaacatctcactgacagtcactgaagaggatgttttactgtcaccagcagagccaaagaccagagctggattcttaaaatattcacatGAAATCACACTGGATCCAAAGACAGCACACAGACGTCTGTTATTATCTGAAGAGAACAGAAAAGTAACATTTATGAAGCAACAACAGTCTtattctgatcatccagacagattcactGATTATTCTCAGGTCCTGAGTAGAGAGAGTCTGACTGGacgttgttactgggaggtggagtggagaggGGGAGGAGTTGGTGTTGCAGTCGCATACAAGAATATCAGCAGAGCAGGGAGGGGCGATGAATGTTTATTTGAATTCAATGACAAATCTTGGTCATTAGATTGTTACACAAACAGTTACATATTTTGGCACAACAAAGTCCACACTGACCTCTCAGGTCCTCGGTCCTCCAGAGTaggagtgtacctggatcacagagcaggtattctgtctttctacagcgtctctgaaaccatgactctcctccacagagtccagaccacattcactcagccgctctaTGCTGGACTTTGGCTTTGGTTAAATGGAGACACTGCAGAGTTGGTTAAAGTCAAATAG